In one window of Desulfonatronum thioautotrophicum DNA:
- a CDS encoding AAA family ATPase translates to MVINKTPRIIIIAGPNGAGKTTFAEEFLPKEAGCPVFVNADLIAAGISPFDPDRAAFRADRLMLEEIHNHARRKVSFAFETTLSGRCHARMIPDWQAKGFTVKLFFLHLTSPELAIARVRQRVRAGGHDVPESTIHADSRPVCGILKCKHDLG, encoded by the coding sequence GTGGTGATAAACAAGACGCCGCGCATCATCATTATCGCCGGTCCCAACGGAGCGGGGAAGACCACCTTTGCCGAGGAATTTCTGCCCAAGGAAGCCGGCTGCCCTGTATTCGTCAATGCCGACCTGATTGCCGCGGGCATCTCGCCGTTTGACCCCGACCGGGCTGCTTTCAGGGCGGACCGTCTGATGCTGGAGGAAATTCACAACCACGCCCGGCGCAAAGTGAGCTTTGCCTTTGAGACGACGCTCAGCGGGCGGTGCCATGCGCGCATGATCCCGGACTGGCAGGCGAAGGGCTTTACGGTCAAACTGTTTTTCCTGCACCTGACATCCCCTGAACTGGCTATTGCCCGGGTACGGCAGAGGGTCCGGGCAGGCGGGCACGATGTTCCGGAATCAACGATTCACGCAGATTCCAGGCCGGTTTGCGGAATTTTGAAATGCAAACATGACCTGGGATAA
- a CDS encoding tetratricopeptide repeat protein — MQYSWNTFIPFLLAGMLILGSAASAVAVPLSSPLAPSLDGMISDGHHQSPSALDATVERSLETSLVALQMRTRMHDRGDFGFVLAHAPKVLETHPELREVHHLFALALAIADQVSEARTSLAQHPPEADEPWGQIAMALIARKQQQLDRAEEHARTALAADQHNAYALNVAGSIALARGSIEDAAKYFAAAVEQAPSGAVYRSNLGAALLELGDLHNAREALESSLRLEPNDCIALLNFSMLSQATGQLSDARQHLETCLAQQPDYAPAADALFSLLLRMQDMDAAQAMVGRYHASLSFPELSRARLALHRGDGAAAARLLENLGESPEVELLRAFADAMQGKLDTAASRTQALLKQDPSLAHLAVVYLGFATAAHQQDATVPEPTATDPAMASGIFFLKGMNAAISGDKARMLTAVSRSDGMLKGVTFAGFDDDQLDRLVGSAAIGDLSAGLVFYVWQYHLPALETFRSAVESDPELALPHILHALAAAQLGRRDEVAVSLETALRLAPRSFSANLLLAELAMARGDLPQALPLLETAVSVVEDPGTVIRLGLVAETLGREELAFESYEKFVALQPDSFIGYNQLAWFLASRERDLDRAMSLARRADTLNPGNASINSTIGWIYHLRGDHQKAAEQLRRAFEISGWSIPIIGFHLAQIEQSLGNVSQARELLKHIVAQGESAYEFSGAARRMLDEIN; from the coding sequence ATGCAATATTCCTGGAACACGTTTATCCCGTTTCTCCTGGCCGGCATGTTGATCCTGGGGTCCGCCGCCTCGGCCGTCGCAGTCCCCTTGTCTTCGCCTCTGGCCCCCTCCCTGGATGGCATGATCAGCGACGGCCATCACCAGTCCCCATCTGCTTTGGATGCCACTGTTGAGCGGTCTTTGGAGACATCCCTGGTCGCCTTGCAGATGCGCACCCGGATGCATGACCGTGGGGATTTCGGGTTCGTGCTGGCACATGCGCCGAAGGTTTTGGAAACGCATCCCGAACTGCGGGAGGTGCACCACCTGTTCGCCCTGGCCCTGGCCATCGCGGATCAGGTATCCGAGGCCCGAACCAGTCTCGCGCAACATCCGCCTGAAGCGGATGAACCATGGGGCCAGATCGCCATGGCCCTGATCGCGCGTAAGCAACAGCAGCTGGACCGTGCGGAAGAGCACGCCCGAACTGCGCTGGCCGCGGACCAACACAATGCCTATGCCCTGAACGTGGCCGGCAGCATCGCCCTGGCGCGGGGCTCCATCGAGGATGCTGCGAAATACTTCGCCGCCGCGGTGGAACAGGCCCCGAGCGGGGCCGTCTACCGGAGCAACCTTGGAGCAGCGCTCCTGGAGCTGGGGGATCTGCATAACGCCCGGGAAGCGCTGGAGTCTTCCCTGCGTCTCGAACCGAACGACTGCATCGCCCTGCTCAACTTTTCCATGCTGTCGCAAGCCACGGGGCAGCTTTCAGACGCCCGGCAACACCTTGAAACCTGTCTGGCGCAGCAGCCAGATTATGCGCCCGCGGCGGATGCGCTGTTTTCCCTGTTGCTGCGCATGCAGGACATGGACGCGGCACAGGCCATGGTGGGGCGGTATCATGCGTCGCTGTCCTTCCCGGAACTGTCCCGGGCACGCCTTGCCCTGCACCGGGGGGATGGGGCCGCAGCCGCGCGCCTCCTGGAAAACCTCGGCGAGAGTCCTGAAGTCGAACTGCTCCGGGCTTTTGCCGACGCAATGCAGGGCAAACTGGACACTGCTGCAAGCCGGACCCAGGCCCTTCTGAAGCAGGACCCCTCGCTTGCACACCTGGCTGTTGTCTACCTGGGCTTTGCCACGGCGGCCCATCAGCAAGACGCCACTGTCCCCGAGCCCACGGCGACCGACCCCGCGATGGCCAGCGGGATCTTCTTTCTGAAGGGGATGAACGCCGCGATCAGTGGTGACAAGGCCAGGATGCTCACCGCCGTGTCCAGGTCCGACGGCATGCTCAAGGGGGTCACGTTTGCCGGTTTTGATGATGATCAGCTGGACCGGCTGGTCGGGTCGGCGGCCATCGGGGACCTTTCCGCCGGACTGGTGTTTTATGTCTGGCAGTATCATTTGCCTGCCCTGGAAACGTTTCGTTCCGCCGTGGAATCCGATCCAGAGCTGGCGCTGCCCCATATCCTGCACGCGCTGGCAGCAGCCCAGCTCGGACGTCGCGACGAGGTGGCCGTCTCGCTCGAAACCGCCCTGCGGCTTGCCCCCCGCTCCTTTTCGGCCAATCTGCTGCTGGCCGAGCTGGCAATGGCCAGGGGCGACCTGCCGCAAGCCCTGCCATTGCTTGAGACCGCGGTCTCGGTGGTCGAGGACCCCGGCACCGTGATCCGGCTCGGCCTGGTTGCCGAGACCCTGGGCAGGGAGGAGCTGGCTTTTGAAAGCTATGAGAAATTTGTCGCGCTGCAGCCGGACTCCTTCATTGGCTACAACCAGCTCGCATGGTTTCTGGCCTCCCGGGAACGTGACCTGGACCGGGCCATGTCGCTGGCCCGAAGAGCTGATACCCTGAACCCCGGCAATGCCAGCATCAACAGCACCATCGGCTGGATCTACCACCTCAGGGGGGACCACCAGAAAGCAGCAGAGCAACTGCGCAGAGCCTTCGAGATCTCCGGCTGGTCTATCCCGATCATCGGCTTTCATCTGGCCCAGATTGAGCAAAGCCTGGGCAACGTATCCCAGGCACGAGAGCTGCTCAAACATATCGTCGCGCAAGGTGAATCCGCTTACGAATTCTCCGGCGCTGCCCGACGGATGCTTGATGAAATCAACTGA